One part of the Mangrovibacillus cuniculi genome encodes these proteins:
- the safA gene encoding SafA/ExsA family spore coat assembly protein → MKTKLFSIVSLLLLSFGLITTVTHAEEVYTVRSGDTLWKISQRFQIGLSEIISANTQFSNPNLIYPGDRVTIPTIEGTKSVESEVVRLTNVERQKQGLPALKQDWQVARVARYKSADMRDNNYFSHTSPTYGSPFDMMRNFNVSYRSAGENIAAGQPTAAEVVRDWMNSPGHRKNILSSGYTHIGVGYAKGGSYTHYWTQMFISK, encoded by the coding sequence ATGAAAACAAAACTTTTTTCTATTGTCTCTCTGTTACTATTGTCATTTGGTCTGATTACTACTGTCACTCATGCCGAGGAAGTTTATACGGTACGTTCCGGTGACACTCTGTGGAAGATTTCTCAACGTTTTCAGATTGGCTTATCTGAAATCATTTCCGCTAATACCCAGTTCTCCAATCCAAATTTAATCTATCCTGGAGATCGCGTGACAATTCCTACTATCGAAGGAACAAAGTCCGTGGAATCAGAAGTTGTAAGACTTACTAATGTAGAGCGCCAAAAACAGGGTCTTCCTGCCTTGAAGCAAGATTGGCAAGTAGCCCGTGTTGCTCGCTACAAATCAGCAGATATGAGAGACAACAACTATTTTTCTCATACGAGCCCTACATACGGTTCTCCGTTTGACATGATGAGAAACTTTAACGTTTCTTACCGTTCTGCTGGAGAAAATATTGCTGCTGGTCAGCCGACAGCTGCTGAAGTAGTGCGTGATTGGATGAACTCGCCTGGACACCGTAAAAACATCTTGAGCAGTGGATACACGCACATTGGTGTTGGTTATGCCAAGGGTGGTTCTTACACTCATTACTGGACACAAATGTTCATTTCTAAATAA
- a CDS encoding Lmo0850 family protein → MKPSHDKMVHLIKKLTKVGVKIQKTKSRSELQTNLKKDLSIPSN, encoded by the coding sequence ATGAAACCTAGTCATGACAAGATGGTCCATTTAATCAAAAAGTTAACAAAAGTCGGAGTTAAAATACAAAAAACAAAATCACGTTCTGAGTTACAAACAAACTTAAAAAAAGATCTAAGTATTCCTTCTAATTAA